CACAAACTCAGTGGTGCAATGCTCACTCAGGTCGTTCTCCGTTCCGGCGAAGCGGTCAGCTCCTTTGGCGGTGTAATAGTGACGCTAGCGGACAACCAACAGATAGTTACGCTGGAGGATCTTAACGACGTCCATATAGCTGCAGCGGATTTAAGATCTTTAGGGGGCTATCAGGCTCAGATCTATGAAATTTATAAGCAAGGGATTGAGTTACGGGGTAGGTTTTCATTTCTGAAAAAACACAATGCTGTGATAAATGCCGTGTTAACAGGTGATGCAGATGTTGGTTTCGTACGCAGCGGTGTCATTGAGAGTATGGCTCAAAGTGGTGCACTGGACGTAAGGCAAATCAAGCTGATTAATCAAAAAATGAATCCGGCATTTCCATTTGCCCACTCGACAAGCTTATATCCTGAGTGGCCGTTACTTGCACTGCCGCAGCTATCAGATTCTGATGTCAGGCGTGTAGCCTCTGCGCTGTTAGATTTAGATATCAGTCATCCGGCAGCCCGTGCGGCTAATATTGGTGGGTTTAATCCTCCGGCAGATTATCAGGAGGTAGATACCTTAGCACGTACACTAAGGGTTTCTCCTTATGATCAAGCACCTGAGTTTACTCTCTATGATATCTGGAACAAGCACCTGGCTGGGTTGTTGGTGATAGCGGTAACGATAGTCATCATTGTGTTTTTACTCTCCCTGCTTTTACATCGAAATAACCAGTTAAGACATAACGCAGAAAAACTCAGAAGAGCCGCGAGTGTATTTTCCAACGCCACCGAAGGCATCGTTATAACAAACAGCAATGGCAAGATACTGGATGTAAATAGTGCGTTTGAAGAGATTACAGGTTATTCCCGCTCAGAAGCCGTAGGTAAACGTTATGATTTAGTGGAGCCCGGCTTTCATAGTGACACCTCTTTTGAAGAGATCTGGTACAGCTTAGCGCAGAGCGGAGGCTGGCAGGGAGAGTTATGGTGTAAACACAAAAATGGCCAGAAGTATGCTGTTCAATTGATGGTTGGAGCTATTAAAACAAATCGTGGTGAAATGGAAGGTCACGTACTGTTACTTTCTGATATTACTCAAAAGCTTTTCTTTTCTTCTATTGAAGATATTCGTTCCAATGCAATGCAGTCAACAATAGAGGGTTCTCCCTTAAGTGAGACGTTAGATAAGATCCTTAAAGATATTGAGTTATTAAGCTCTGAAACACAATGTTCCATATTGTTACTGGATAAGTCAGGAAAACATCTCTTTAACCGTTCAGCCCCGTCTCTGCCCGAAGCCTATAGTCAGGCCATTGATGGCATTGCCATAGGTGATGGAATAGGCTCATGTGGCACCGCAGCCTATCGGCAGCAGCGCGTTATAGTAGAAAATATCCAAGAGCATCCTTTCTGGGCTGATTTTAAAGGCTTGGCGGCTCAGCATGATTTAGCAAGCTGTTGGTCTGAGCCGATTTTTGGTAAAAAAGGGCGGCTGTTGGGTACTTTCG
This is a stretch of genomic DNA from Vibrio sp. SCSIO 43137. It encodes these proteins:
- a CDS encoding diguanylate cyclase, which translates into the protein MHKIALANQPITLGVLAYLPEEQMLERYQPLADYLTNALKNREVRVLPLSYQGDQIENAITENRLDLLLTNPSHYIKLRTTHKLSGAMLTQVVLRSGEAVSSFGGVIVTLADNQQIVTLEDLNDVHIAAADLRSLGGYQAQIYEIYKQGIELRGRFSFLKKHNAVINAVLTGDADVGFVRSGVIESMAQSGALDVRQIKLINQKMNPAFPFAHSTSLYPEWPLLALPQLSDSDVRRVASALLDLDISHPAARAANIGGFNPPADYQEVDTLARTLRVSPYDQAPEFTLYDIWNKHLAGLLVIAVTIVIIVFLLSLLLHRNNQLRHNAEKLRRAASVFSNATEGIVITNSNGKILDVNSAFEEITGYSRSEAVGKRYDLVEPGFHSDTSFEEIWYSLAQSGGWQGELWCKHKNGQKYAVQLMVGAIKTNRGEMEGHVLLLSDITQKLFFSSIEDIRSNAMQSTIEGSPLSETLDKILKDIELLSSETQCSILLLDKSGKHLFNRSAPSLPEAYSQAIDGIAIGDGIGSCGTAAYRQQRVIVENIQEHPFWADFKGLAAQHDLASCWSEPIFGKKGRLLGTFAIYHQRPTAPSKKDIHLIERTVDFISLLLEGERAEQELIRLATTDELTSLANRRQLLAIIDSEIERAKRYKTPLSFCMVDLDNFKAVNDLYGHEVGDEVLKAVAEAMKGFIRTTDMVGRLGGEEFGIILPNTAHDDALTMADRLRLAIEELTVVHEKSSLNVTISVGVSSIRHSSETVLSNDLLSLADRCLYYAKRSGRNRVSDKPIDLDIMKNGG